In a single window of the Leptospira barantonii genome:
- the rfaD gene encoding ADP-glyceromanno-heptose 6-epimerase, producing the protein MTKKRCIVTGGAGLIGSNLIQELNRQGIDDILVVDHLGTSSKWKNLLGKKYSDYLEKDRFLDAAVRTNLLKDYDILFHLGACSSTTETDASYLIENNFEYTKLLANESLKNGIRFVYASSAATYGDGAHGYDDKASIDSLKPLNMYGYSKHMFDLYAQKHGFLNRITGIKYFNVFGYGEGHKGDMRSVVLKGYEQIKKEGKIRLFKSYKPEYKDGEQKRDFLYAKDAAKITAYLAFGGHGGLYNLGRGIAETWNDLVSAIFDTLKLPKNIEYTEMPESLKAKYQYYTCADTAKLLKTGYGEGFTRLSEAVREYVTLLDEEEGT; encoded by the coding sequence ATGACAAAAAAAAGATGTATCGTTACCGGCGGAGCCGGGCTGATCGGATCCAATCTCATTCAGGAACTCAATCGACAAGGGATCGACGATATTTTGGTCGTGGATCATTTGGGAACCTCTTCCAAATGGAAGAATCTACTCGGAAAAAAATATTCCGATTATCTCGAAAAGGACCGTTTTTTGGACGCGGCCGTTCGTACTAATTTATTAAAAGATTATGATATTCTGTTTCACTTGGGGGCTTGTTCCTCTACGACCGAAACGGACGCTTCGTATCTGATCGAGAACAACTTCGAATATACGAAATTACTTGCGAACGAATCCCTAAAAAACGGAATTCGTTTCGTGTATGCTTCCTCGGCCGCAACCTACGGGGACGGGGCTCACGGATACGACGATAAGGCGTCGATCGATTCTTTAAAACCTCTCAATATGTACGGATATTCGAAACATATGTTCGATCTATATGCGCAAAAACACGGATTTTTAAACCGGATTACAGGAATCAAATATTTCAACGTGTTCGGATACGGGGAAGGACATAAGGGAGATATGAGAAGCGTCGTACTAAAAGGATACGAGCAGATCAAAAAAGAGGGAAAGATCCGTCTTTTTAAATCCTATAAACCCGAATATAAGGACGGGGAACAAAAACGAGACTTCTTATACGCGAAAGACGCGGCAAAGATCACCGCCTATCTCGCGTTTGGCGGACACGGCGGGCTTTACAATCTTGGAAGAGGAATCGCCGAAACTTGGAACGATCTTGTTTCCGCAATCTTCGATACTTTGAAACTTCCGAAAAACATCGAGTATACTGAAATGCCGGAAAGTTTAAAGGCGAAATACCAGTATTATACCTGCGCCGATACGGCGAAAC